From Brassica rapa cultivar Chiifu-401-42 chromosome A06, CAAS_Brap_v3.01, whole genome shotgun sequence:
atatctatgTTTACGttgaaatgttttctttttgttttatttgtatatcGAATTGAATACTATACACATAATTGTTTTGACTCTTCTCTATAGTTTCTTGCAAGTTGAAGCAACATTGCTTCTCTATTTACTTCTTGTTTTTGTCGTGTATGGGATTGTCACTTCTTGGTGAATCAAGATATAGTTTTCTTTATAATCATATGATATCGTTTTGATACGATTTTCTGATGCTGTATATCTGCTGATGTTAGTAGCGAGTTACTCAAGTAAATACAATTTGTCTttacaataatattaaaatttgattgcTTAACAGTTAACACATCGATTAATCAACAAGAAACACGGCATTTGAACATATAATAACAATATTTTACAGTTTTATAAACTTCAAACAGTAGTTTGATCTCTTACATTATATACTCCCTTCTTAATTTTTCCAAAAGTAGTATTTGATATACAAATTAAATGTAGTTAAACCAATtgtaaataagtatatattatttgattggtcATGCTAAacccaataaaaataaaagttatttaaaattatgaaaactaattatattttgaaacaaacaatttttatttaaacgagttacaataaaaaattgcaaaaacaGAGGAAATATATCATATACGTATCAACAATAATAAGATCATAAAAGGATGGATAGTTAATCAATCATAATAACTACTAAAAGAAAGAGATCGTTTGGTGACAAAATTGAATTATACACTCACACTCATGCAGTTAATAGTTGGTGTTCTTGGTCGGTTGTTATAACTCATAccattagaaaataaaatacttgAAAACGATTATaacttttgagaaaaaaatcaaataattggTAACAGATTTTCTTTTCCTTTATGGTGTAAGCGATtataacactacaagaaaacgtattTATAACGACTGTTTTcgtgattattttgttttcgtgaTTATTTCGTCCTAAAATAgagtttacgacgaattagTTATGAAATTCATTTCCTCGTTAAACGTCGTCGTAACGTatatttcctcgctaattcgtcgtaaacttCCGAGGAGAGGTTTCATCGTAAAGTGGGGTCAATAATTTCATCGTAAAAGTCACGTACATTATTTTTTCCTAAAAGCCACATGAACATTTTCCTCGTAAAGGCCACATGAACAGTTTCGTCGTAAAGTACACGTAAATCAATTCCTCGTAAAGTACACGtaaattatttcctcgtaaaatacACGTAAACATTTTCCTCGTAAAGTACACATaaataatttcctcgtaaagtaGACGCTCAATTTCGTCtaaatttacgacgaatctgcgTGTCTTTCATGGTAAATTCCTCGGTAACAATTTCCAGTTTCCTCGTTAATTAGACgtaaattagctacgaatttgcttcgattctttattttttacaaaaaataatataatcaaaaatttatttccaatttttaaaaaatgtatataataaatcaatacgaaaatattttgtaaatatttacgtttcaaatttataatacaaaataaaaagaagaaaaaaaactaagggTTGTTATTGTTCATCTCGGTGAAGAACTCATGACTCCTCCTCCgcacttcttcttcatcttcctgtGTGTGGGATGGCTCTGGAACGGGATTTTGTGTCTGCATCTCCGCCAACATGGTCTCCAAATGAGGATTTTCAGCCGCTAAAATGTTTAGAAAGCCTTCGATTGAACTCATACGAGCTGTGAACGCCGACCGCATCAAGTTCAACACGGAAAGCAGCTGGGTGACTTCATCAGCCCGTCTCAGACCATTAGACGATGTCGCTCTTGGAACATcattgacggaaccaatccccagcGTACGTCCATTTTTCTTATGGAcaaccttaaaaaaaaatttacgttagtgataaaaaaatagattaaatgaataataataacaaaagatttaaaattttttaccTCTTCGTAAATCTGATCCACTTCAAGTGTGGATAATGTGACCGCCTGACCGGTATTCCATCGAGagactgttgggtcagctgggttTGGCGGTCTTCAATCCGAGCAACCACctcgttgtagatttgctcggacttaGGATCAATAAATTGCCTAGATTTGTTCTTCTGCGTCCTCTCGTAAAGATCCTTAAGAGACGGGAGGTGTCCTGtttctttggcctaaaaaacatttaagaagttagaatatattaaaaaaattaattaattaattaaaatatttaccatATCCATACGGACGCCGGCGTGGAGTTTTTGACCTGTAATGTGAAGCATCGGACCGTTGACCTGTCAGGCGGGAGGCAGATCAACTGTTGGAGACTTTAATGAACGATTGCAGGTTCCAATAACGGATGAAGCCATCCTACACAGctgtggtgagctcagcgggttttCCCTGCTCATAACCCTTCATGATCTAATCATCCTTCCAGTTGGATAACGTGTCCAACAATCGAGCTTTCGCAGATTCCCCCTGGCATCCCTCTATAGTAACAGTGCTTGGCAGATTCCCCCTGCTCGTTCATAATCTCAGGTTGAGGTCCACACCATACTAACAACCATTTAcctaaatgaaaaagaatattATGTTTGGGAGATTGGAGGAAAATTGGTCAATAGGTACTTTACAGGGCAAGTTTATGATCACCTGTTGCAGCACATGCCTACAGTCCCTTGGCACCAGACAGTTTGGAACAAGGGAGGTATTCCTCGACAAAGCTTCCTCTCTTGGCTGCTTGTGCTCAACCGGTATCCAACAAGAGACAAAATGATAGGTTGGGGCCTTGCCACTTCACCACTCTGTCTGCTCTGTAACGTGCAAGCTAAGAGCCGAGATCACCTCTTCTTCGACTGTTTCTATACTTGGGAAATCTTGAGTTCCCTTGCTCGTCGGTGTGCCTGCAATCTGAGAGAAATTGGAACAAAGTGCTTGATCAACTACAACGTCAGAATCGCCGGTCTGCCCTTGGAATCCTCTCCCTCCTCTGTTGGCAATCATGTCTCTACTGGTCTTGGTCGGAACGTAACTCTAGGCTCCATCGGAATACATTCAGTTCTGCTCCATCTCTAATCAGGCAAATTGACAGGCAAGTGAAGGACATGATACTATCCTATCGCAATGCTAATCCCTCGTCGGCTTCGATCATGATGCAGCGGTGGTTAACCTGATCGCTTTTGCTTAATTGAAGAGAGAAATTATTCCCCTCCCCGTTACTTTCTATGTTCCAATTTGGGCCCATTCGGGCTAAGTTATGATTTTTGATTTGGTGGTATTTTGGGTTGTATGATTTAGTATTGGGCTGCTTTAACAAACAGAAGTCTTAGGCTTGtatcattttatttcttttcactTTTAATATGAAAAACCAGTTAAAAAAAAGACGTAATTTTACGAGGATATTTTTTTTCTCGTTAATTCTCGTCGTTAaaattgtgttttcttgtagtgtaataTTGTACAGCCAAATAAAGATTTTACTTAAATATTTCGTAATAGAGATGTTCATTTTCATTAAAGTTTCAGTTTGAAGATTTCGTTttagtgttgttgttgttggccacaatatttatcttattataactcaagtacaaattaggtttttttgaaatatgtatttttaaaaattgtttggaaacatagattgtagtttaagaaaaaaaggttgtttggaaacatggattgcagttttaaaaaagatatttgtttggaaacatagattgtagttttaaaaaataggtttgtttggaaacatggatagcagtatattaagagaaaaaaaagtaatggcttatattttttaaaaaaatttgaagtcCATTATATTATGAGAAACTATCATCTATATGGTATCTaatcgggttcggttcaggtGTGTTGGAGTTTCGGGTTTCCGGgatcaaagatttcagcctcattctaatatttctaaatttctgTTCGGGTTCGCTGCAGATTTTTGCGGGTTCGGTTCGAGTTCGAATAACACATTTAAATtacttttcaaattttaaactttattatatatttatatactttaaatttctaaaaaactataaaaatatatattaaatataaatttgaataacatatgtcagaatacctaaacttaacatataaattattttagttcaaatatttggatagagaatcaataattattataagtatttttggcgttttaagtaaatttttactattttatatatttaatattgattatttgtatatattttcaattattaaaccagcttaaaagtataaaatatattctagatgtttttatatatattaaattttaaaataattaatatatatatatatatatttcggATACATTCGGGTATCCAGAatatttcggttcggatcggattcggtttcgATTCtccaaaaacaattttttttgaataatttagatatttaatcaatttcggtttgggtttggtactacttTTTCGAATCGAGATCGGTTAGGTTCTTCAGATTCAGGTATTTTGCATAGCACTTATATTATtgacataaaaaacaaatagaaacaaacttttgaaatatatatCTGCGCGGATGCGCGGATCAAAGTCTAGTATAACACTAAAAGAGAATCtgcaagaaaagaaaacaatcaaAAGGTTAGGAAATTAATTTGTATCAGTTGTTAATAAATGGGTAGGTAATTAGTTAGTCGGTCCACTGGTCTAATCAACATTCAAGAGTTAATGTAAATGGGCTTTCAGTATTGGGCTAAAAGTTAACAGGTTTTCCACTTACAGGTTTTAGTTTTAGCTGCTTTCcatatttccattttttctatattacataaaacaaatataaaagaggaaatatattttattttaaaaaagccGGGAATCACCGGCGTTGTTTTTTCGTCGACGATTTTTCTGAGATTAAACATcgaaagagagatagagagagagagagattccaTCTCGAAGATTATCGCCATGGAAGAATTTCTGAAGGAATTCGGAGATTATTATGGATACCCAGATGGTCCAAAGAACATCAACGAGATCCGCGAGACTGAGTTCAAGAGACTAGACCaaggttttgtttttaatcttctagtTTTCCTTCTGTTCCTCGAATCTTGTATGAGTTCTTCTCCAGAGACTTCGAAAAATCGAAGCTTTTGAGCTTAAATTCCGAAGAATTGGTTGGGTCCGTGTAGGAACAGCTAAACTACTTGAGAGTTTCGAAATGAATTGAGTTTGTGTTTGGTCTTGGTCGGTGGAAAATTCGGCATTAGTTAGTAGAAATTAGAACCATTGGTGATTAGTACACTGATCAGTACACTCATATAAACATTTCAGATATTGCTTAGAATGAATCAAacttttttaatgtatttttttggtattataAGAATTCTCCTTCTAGTATAATGTTTATGCTTTATCAGTTTGTTGTTTAAACTTATGAGTTTTGAAGCTTGAACTTAAAAAGTTTATGTGGTATGTGCAGGTGTTGTGTACTTGGACCATGCTGGTTCTACTTTGTATTCTGAGTTGCAGATGGAAAATATCTTCAAGGACTTTACAAGCAGTGTTTATGGAAATCCACGTATCCTCATCTTTTGGACCTCATAAGAGATGTTTAACATTTTGTTTTACTAGATGAGATGGCAGATCCTAGTAGGCTCTGAATCTCAGATTTTGCATTTCTTTGATAAGTTTGTGACTTAAGGATTGTGAAACTATGATGTTTATTAGTGAGAAAGAACCATGTTAGCTTCCTCTGTAGATCTTGTTAGTATGgacagtaattttttttttttgtaagattatGTTTCTGAAAGGGTTTCCTTAATAGTGATTTAGATAGTCAAAGTGATATCAGTTCAGCAACCAGTGAAATTATAGCTGATGCTCGGCGTCAGGTACAACTTTCTTAACATTTCTTGAGCTGTTATCCAAAGAATATTGgagaatttttgttttgtaatgtaTCTGCATTGCACACTGGATTCAGGTACTTGAATACTTCAATGCATCTCCTGAAGACTACAGTTGCGTATTCACGTCCGGAGCCACAGCAGCGCTGAAGATTGTCGGGGAGACATTTCCGTGGACGCAGGACAGCAATTTTTTGTATACCATGGAGAACCACAACAGTGTACTTGGTATCAGGGAATATGCGTTGGGTAAAGGTGCTTCAGCATGTGCAGTGGATATTGAAGAGGCAGCTAACCAGCCGGGTCAGCTAGCAAGTTCAGGACCATTTATCAAGGTAAAGCCTCGTACCGTGCAGACGAGAAACACTTCTAAACTCCAAAACGAAGAGTCAAGAGGTCCGTTTGCTCGAGaatcttctctttgttctttcaTCCTGAATAAATTCTGTTCAAGATGTAGCGTGTCTCATCTTATCCTGTgtatctcgttttttttttaatatttacaggAGATGCCTGTAATCTATTTGCTTTCCCTTCGGAGTGCAATTTTACCGGCTTGAGGTTCAACCTCGATCTGGTGAACTTGattaaagaaaataatgaagCTACCCTAGAAGGCACTCCCTTTGCCAAGTACGTGCGTCTTACACTCTCTCCTCATCTCTTATTTTCCTCTGTGGCTTGAATTGGTAATACTGAATGTCTGTCAGCATCAATACGTGTGCATAGTGAATATTTCATGTACATGATTCTTGAGTTTGAGTTATATACAGCCTTTGAATAGAAGAAGTAGTGATATCTAGAAATGAACCGTGCACATTTTGATGACTAAACACAAATTATAATATGAGTCCCAAAAGCGCTTGGAAACTTTTGGAAGAACTAGTTTAGCTTGATCCGCTACTTTTCCTTTTTATTGATTTCAAGTGCATATAGGAGTTGAAgaagttagttttttttagttttttttttttaattttgacttGCATCATggcttatgcccttgttattagGAGCAAACGGTGGATGGTTTTGATAGATGCTGCAAAAGGCTGTGCTACTCAACCACCTAATTTATCGGAGTTCCCTGCAGATTTTGTTGTTATGTCATTCTACAAGGTATCTCCTTCaatttttctaataataaaGAGTTAGGTCTTTAGTTTTCAGATTTTAACTTTCTTGTTTTCACTGTTCTCATGAAGTTGTTTGGTTATCCTACTGGGCTTGGTGCTCTCCTTGTACGGAATGGTGCGTAATTGTTCCTTAGGTTCATCTCCTTATGTGTGTCTTCTTAAATGTTACTGTAGTTCAGAAACATTATCTTTAATTTCACATCTCAGACAAAGCAGTTCTGTTTTTAAGATCTCCAAtattgttttcattttattgTTCTTTCTTTTCAGACTCATCTCTCAAGCAAGATCTACTTGTACTATTTGCTGAAACAAAGATTGCAAATGCTGGTTTTTTGACATGATGCTTTTCTCTTTAATCTACAGATGCTGCCAAATTGCTTAAAAAGACTTACTTTAGTGGAGGTATGCATCTCATTTGGTTGTGAAATGGTTGAATTAGTATGCCATTTGATGAACATATTGCTTACAGGCACTGTTGCTGCTTCAATTGCTGACATTGACTTTGTTAAAAGAAGGGAAAAGGTGGAGGAGTTTTTTGAGGATGGTTCTGCTTCGTTCTTGAGCATAGCAGCCATCCGCCATGGATTCAAATTACTCAAGTCCCTTACTACTTCTGCAATTTGGATGTGAGTAGAACTTGTCTTACTTTTGAAAATTGACTATAAACTCTCTTCTCTATAGAAGATCATCTAGTTGGTCGTTTCTAATCattgttttgaaatttgtaGAACTTTAAAAATTCCCTCTAAATCATCTGCTAGTGTATTAAAGCTAAAGCTGTCTTCTGTATCTATTTCCCAGGCACACAACATCACTTTCCATGTACGTGAAGAAGAAACTTCAGGCTTTAAGACATGGAAACGGAGCTGGTGTATGTGTTCTGTATGGCAGTGAAAATCTGAACGTAAGCGCTTTCATAATAAAAGAGAGATTTCTCGTTCCACATAATTTATCAATCCTATGGCTTTCATTTATTTGGTGAAAAAATGCTTcaataaaaaggaaaacaatAGTATTTGATtcattctaatttttatttttacagttatcttCACATAAGTCAGGCCCAACGGTTACATTCAACTTGAAGAGACCTGATGGCTCTTGGTTTGGCTACCTGGAGGTGGAAAAGCTTGCTTCTCTATCTGGAATTCAGTTACGGGTATGTTTTGGAAACACAGTTGTGTTTCTTTTACTCTTTGAATTCTTCCACCTACCTGAAAATAGAAGAGAAGTTACTTGAGTAAGATGAGGGTTTGCATTCTTTGGCAATGTGTAATCTTTGCATTAAGTTACTTGATGCGGAATTGATTTTGGTGTAGACAGGATGCTTTTGCAATCCTGGCGCATGTGCAAAGTATCTCGACTTGTCTCATTCTGATCTACTGTCTAATGTTGAGGTACAATTGTTCTCTTTTTGCTTATCATTCTTCTTACTGGCTTTGGAGTTACCAGATCAGGACTTGAACCTGACATCTTTTATTTTAACCCAGGCTGGGCATGTTTGCTGGGATGACAATGATGTGATAAACGGGAAACCAACAGGGGCTGTTAGGGTTTCGTTTGGTTATATGTCAACCTTTGAAGAGGCCAAGGTATACCAACATGTTTGCtggtagttttttttatttagcgTCTCCTCATTTCCATGTGTCCGAGGCTgtagagttttagtttggaaaaATCTCATTTTCTACTCTTATATTGCGGCTACCTAATTTAAACTCTTATGCTTGAATCCACAGAAATTTATTGATTTCATCATAAGTTCATTTGTTTCACCTCCAAAGAAGATTGGGAATGGAATTGCCTTCAGTGGAAGATTTGCTCAACTTCCTAGTGAAGGTATATCTTAAATCTTCTATTGTGCTTTATTCCTAAACTCTCTTGATATAGAATGACTTGATTCTGCCATTCATTCCCTAGGATGTGAATTTAATTCTGTTACCATCTTTACATGCTCACCTTTCCCTTAGTTTGGTAAATTGATGCTTTTGTTAGCCACACTTATAAACCGCATGTAGCTTTCCTTGGTATGTTGTTGAGGTAGCAAATGTACTTCGTAGACTATATATATGGTGTCTGAAACAAAGCCTCCCGCTTTTTGTTGTTACACACAGAACTTGAAAGTAAAGAATCCATTCCAGGCTACTACCTTAAATCAGTTACCATATATCCAATCAAGTCGTGTGGTGGATTTTCTGTAAATCGTTGGCCACTTTGCAGAACAGGTATCTTAATCCAGTATTGATTTTCTTGCAATTATTAGTGGTTGGCCTGGGGACCTCTTTGACGTTTGTGATTGACTTGTGTGTTTATGTTTGAAAAATACTAATAAGGCCTGTTGCATGATCGGGAATGGATGATTCAGGGTCTGACGGGTGAACTTATTACCCAAAAGAAGGTACTAGAACTAGAACATCTTCTAACTTGAATCTCTATTATCTACATATCTGTCAGCAAAGTTTTAATTTGCTTGGGAATGCCTTCTAGGTGCCTGAGATGTCTCTTATTAGCACCGTTATCGACCTTGAGGAAGGACTATTGGTTGTAGAATCTGCTCGTTGCAAAGACAAGTTGTACATCAGAATCAAGTCTAATTCATATAACCCAAGGAGCGATGAATTCGATGCACATGACAACAACATGTATGCTTTGCTTCATCTTCCTCACGTATAATGTCTTACTTCAACTGCCTTTCTTGATAAATCTAACTATAACTTTCTGGCGCAGACTCGAAAATTACAACGAGGAAACAAGAATCAATTGGTGGTTCACCGATGCCATTGGTCGGCAATGCAAGTTGTTACAGTACTCTAGCTCAACTTCAAAACACTGCTTGAACAGAAACAAGAGTCCTGGGTTGTGCAGAGTTTTGGAAAGCAATATCAACTTTGCTAACGAAGCTCAGTTCTTGTTGATCTCCGAGGAGAGTGTTGCTGATCTAAACAGAAGATTAGAAGCAAGTACGTTTATCATCTCCTTTTTAACCTTTCATCTTATTCATTATTCACCCTTCCCTTAAATGATTTGGTTGCAGAAGGCAAGGATTCCAACCGGGATCTTGAGAAACTAAATCCACACAGGTTTAGACCAAATCTGGTTATAGCCGGAGGTGAACCATACGCAGAAGATAAATGGAGAACTCTCAAGATAGGAGACACTAATTTCACGGTATGTCCATGGACCCTTTTAACACTTGATTCGTGATCATATTGTACAAATGGTCACAGTTTCTTTTGTGGTGTGTTTCCCAGTCGTTGGGCGGTTGTAATCGGTGCCAGATGATAAACATAAGTAACGAAAGTGGACAAGTGAAGAAATCCAACGAGCCCTTAACAACCTTAGCTTCATATAGGAGAGTAAAGGTAAAACATTCTTGATCCATCTTTTCTCcatgaagaaaaagaaaatgatatttGATAATTGTTGAAGTAACGAAATGATGGTCTTTTTCATTTGGATTCAGGGAAAGATCTTGTTTGGAACTCTTCTGAGATATGAGCATGATGCAAAAGTAGAGTCTTGGATTCGAGTTGGGGAAGAAGTCAATCCAGAGAGAGAATAGGTTCACGCTTGAACCTTCATTAATGTGTGTGTATACCAATAATTgcataaaaaactaaaaaaccaCAGGAACACAACATGCATTTCAGAAAATATGTTACTTGATTTGTATACCATTGTATGTTCAACtttctaaaagaaaagaaaataaaataaattccGAGTAAAATAGAGTTATTTTGTAAGTAAATACAAAACTAACGGGTAGAAGATAAGACAAATAGGAAGATTAAAATAAAGAGATGGTAGAAGTAAATCATACGAAACGCATCgttttgtataaataaaagtaaaagaaaacacGTGCTTTGGTTTCTCCTTGGTTCTTCTCTCTAATAATTACAGCGATATATCTATTTGTGGTACTCACAAGCATAACTTTGTTGCGAAGACCAGACTCGTACTTGGAGGTATGTCCGTCCATCTGATCTACTCGATCTTTCTGCTATGTGTTTTGTTGTTGTCCCTGGATTCTATCTGATAGGTTCTCATCTTTGTGTTTCTCTCTTGCGTGATTACTAGATCTCTATGGAGGTTTATTTAGGCTCTGAATTTGATTTACTTATATATGATCTTTCACTAATCTGATCGAATCTGGAAAGCGTTAGGATAATGTTACGAATAAATGTTGATTCTTTAGATCGTTGATGAAGAGACTCTGGAAAGTCTTTTGAGTTCGAATTATAATTCAAAGGATCACTTCTTTTCGTACATTCTTTAGTGGAATAATCATATGAAGATATTCATGTAGCTcaaattcttttctttttctgctTTTGATGGTCTGATTCATATTTTGAATGCATCTTTCAGCTTGTTGATCTTCTCAGATGGCAGTACGCTACTGTGCAGCGCTATTGCTAGTGTTGTCATGCCTTTTCAGTGTTTCATATGCTAGTCTTGGCGATGCCGATCCAAACTACAGGTATAAATAATCCTTTTCAATTTCTTTAGGATTCTTGCAGAGCTTGACTTCTAATTAATGCACAAGACAGCCTCTTTGTCCTTGGAGTTTCTAGCATGAACTTGGTTTTTGGTTAGTAGAAAGCTCAAATGTTGTTATCTGCCGACTTTTTTTTGGTATCAGGACATGTGTTGCAGAATGCGAGAGAAACGGTTGTATCGGACAAGTGTGTTTTCCTCAGTGCAATTCTTCTTCATCCAGTGGTGGTCCATGGTACACACAAGAGCCTCTGTATTTGCAATGGCAAAAGCTGGGATGTCAAGGTGATTGCCGTTATCACTGTATGGTTAATAGAGAGAAAGAACGGGAATCTCTTGGTCATGTCCCTGTCAAGTACCATGGTAAATGGCCCTTCAAGCGTGTTCTTGGGATCCAGGTACTGACTTTTTCTCACGTTTAACGGCcactttgttttcttcttcaatCACTTCAACggagtttttgatttttttttttacctttgcTTGTTGTTAGGAGCCTGCTTCTGTTGCCTTCTCTGTGCTCAACCTAGCGATGCATTTCCATGGCTGGCTTTCCTTCTTCATTACACTTTACTATAAGCTGCCTCTGAAGCAAGATAAGACGGCTTACTATGAATACGTTGGCTTGTGGCATATGTACGGTCTCCTCTCCATGAACTCTTGGTTCTGGAGTGCAGTTTTCCACAGCAGGTAATCACGTGTACACATTACTTTATTATCCACATTCTaaatcatatatcatttatgatTTTATGGTTTCACAGGGATGTTGATATCACAGAGAGGTTGGACTACTCATCTGCAATAGCAGTTCTCGGATTCTCTCTCATCTTAGCCATCCTAAGAACCTTTGATGTTCGAGTCGAGGCTGCAAGAGTCATGGTATCCGCTCCAATACTAGCTTTCGTCACCACCCACATACTATACATCAACTTCTACAAACTCGACTATGGTATACATCAGACTCTTTCCTCTAATCTGAAACTAAGtcaatatgttttcttttggtGTAGTGGAATTTAATGTTGGTTTACAGGTTGGAACATGATTGTGTGTGTGACCATGGGAGTCGCTCAGCTACTGCTATGGGCAAGATGGGCGGCTGTCTCGAGACATCCTTCTAGTTGGAAACTTTGGGTGGTTGTGGTAGCTGGAGGGTTAGCTATGCTTTTGGAGATATATGATTTTCCTCCATATGAAGGCTACTTCGATGCTCACTCCATCTGGCACGCCATCACCATTCCTCTTACTGTTCTCTGGTGGAGCTTTATTAGAGACGATGCTGAGTTCAGAACTTCTAGTCTTCTCAAGAAATCTAAGCCAAAGGCGAAGTAAGTCTGCTTGCCGACTCTCACATGGATGTTTGTTCGATTTGCATATGATTTCTATCGACCATAAAATTACGATCACTGGGGAAAAAGACGAGGGAATATGGATTCAAACATTAAGAAGAAAAGCAGTTTCGTTTTTGTTTAAAGATAGGTGGTCTGTGATTTTATTTACTGACAGATGCAGATGTTTCTTTTTCAATGTTTTTAATTCTGAAAAATTTACCTTGGGCTTGACTTTGATCAGTTGAGATTTTTATAAAAGTTTCTCATTCATGCACACGCTTTTGCCAGTCTTGTTCAACTCAGGCTGTTGTCATCTTAAGACAAATCTTGTGGTCTATATGATTGTGTTAACAAAATTTG
This genomic window contains:
- the LOC103872446 gene encoding molybdenum cofactor sulfurase, coding for MEEFLKEFGDYYGYPDGPKNINEIRETEFKRLDQGVVYLDHAGSTLYSELQMENIFKDFTSSVYGNPHSQSDISSATSEIIADARRQVLEYFNASPEDYSCVFTSGATAALKIVGETFPWTQDSNFLYTMENHNSVLGIREYALGKGASACAVDIEEAANQPGQLASSGPFIKVKPRTVQTRNTSKLQNEESRGDACNLFAFPSECNFTGLRFNLDLVNLIKENNEATLEGTPFAKSKRWMVLIDAAKGCATQPPNLSEFPADFVVMSFYKLFGYPTGLGALLVRNDAAKLLKKTYFSGGTVAASIADIDFVKRREKVEEFFEDGSASFLSIAAIRHGFKLLKSLTTSAIWMHTTSLSMYVKKKLQALRHGNGAGVCVLYGSENLNLSSHKSGPTVTFNLKRPDGSWFGYLEVEKLASLSGIQLRTGCFCNPGACAKYLDLSHSDLLSNVEAGHVCWDDNDVINGKPTGAVRVSFGYMSTFEEAKKFIDFIISSFVSPPKKIGNGIAFSGRFAQLPSEELESKESIPGYYLKSVTIYPIKSCGGFSVNRWPLCRTGLLHDREWMIQGLTGELITQKKVPEMSLISTVIDLEEGLLVVESARCKDKLYIRIKSNSYNPRSDEFDAHDNNILENYNEETRINWWFTDAIGRQCKLLQYSSSTSKHCLNRNKSPGLCRVLESNINFANEAQFLLISEESVADLNRRLEAKGKDSNRDLEKLNPHRFRPNLVIAGGEPYAEDKWRTLKIGDTNFTSLGGCNRCQMINISNESGQVKKSNEPLTTLASYRRVKGKILFGTLLRYEHDAKVESWIRVGEEVNPERE
- the LOC103872448 gene encoding post-GPI attachment to proteins factor 3, producing the protein MAVRYCAALLLVLSCLFSVSYASLGDADPNYRTCVAECERNGCIGQVCFPQCNSSSSSGGPWYTQEPLYLQWQKLGCQGDCRYHCMVNREKERESLGHVPVKYHGKWPFKRVLGIQEPASVAFSVLNLAMHFHGWLSFFITLYYKLPLKQDKTAYYEYVGLWHMYGLLSMNSWFWSAVFHSRDVDITERLDYSSAIAVLGFSLILAILRTFDVRVEAARVMVSAPILAFVTTHILYINFYKLDYGWNMIVCVTMGVAQLLLWARWAAVSRHPSSWKLWVVVVAGGLAMLLEIYDFPPYEGYFDAHSIWHAITIPLTVLWWSFIRDDAEFRTSSLLKKSKPKAK